From the Methanobacterium sp. genome, one window contains:
- a CDS encoding ABC transporter substrate-binding protein: protein MHPDIPFTSHNSCAVIHLNTDDKESIDDIFEIAKKEIYDDFIEGSDPGLSVAHESQILPSLVAYARDAKDTVLTQEYARTLAKNLNIRLEGLGGTEDGVIGAMAGLGLAFAGNDGRFLLKDNIRNLLGPQPVEKLVGAGIDAVYTLDGRLITEGIILNDENKSVKPCLVNGKCVLFVDDNEGVLKAVKRN from the coding sequence GTGCATCCAGATATTCCTTTCACCTCACACAACAGTTGCGCAGTCATTCACCTCAATACAGATGATAAAGAGAGTATTGATGACATTTTTGAGATTGCTAAAAAAGAGATATATGATGATTTTATTGAAGGAAGCGATCCCGGACTTTCAGTAGCTCATGAAAGCCAGATTCTGCCATCTCTTGTTGCATATGCAAGGGATGCCAAAGATACTGTTTTAACACAGGAATATGCAAGAACCCTTGCCAAAAATCTTAATATTCGCCTTGAAGGACTTGGTGGAACTGAAGATGGTGTAATTGGAGCTATGGCAGGACTTGGATTAGCGTTTGCTGGTAATGATGGTAGATTTTTACTTAAGGATAATATAAGAAACTTATTAGGCCCTCAACCAGTTGAAAAATTGGTGGGTGCAGGTATTGATGCAGTTTACACGCTTGATGGTAGATTAATTACTGAAGGCATTATTCTAAATGATGAAAATAAGTCAGTAAAACCCTGTCTAGTTAATGGAAAATGTGTCCTTTTTGTTGATGATAATGAAGGAGTACTGAAAGCTGTTAAAAGAAATTAA
- the fwdA gene encoding tungsten-dependent formylmethanofuran dehydrogenase subunit FwdA, whose protein sequence is MEYIIKNGMVYDPLNNIDGEKMDICIRDGKIVDSVSKSAEVVDASGKTVMAGGVEPHTHIAGPKVNLGRMMRPEDSEKDAEAKSGDRRSGSGFSVPSTFMTGYRYTEMGYTTAMEAAMPPLVARHTHEEMVDTPILDKGAYPLLGNNWFVMEYLKNGEVEECAAYIAWLMRATKGYAIKVVNPCGTEAWGWGGNVHGINDPAPHFGITGAEMIKGLVEANEMLGLPHSVHLHCNDLGHPGNYETTLASFDIAKNIKASPKYGKRDISLYGTHVQYHSYGGTSWRDFESEAPAIADYVNKNDHIAIDVGQITLDETTTMTADGPMEFDLYTLTGFKWANCDVELETGSGVVPFIYSSKNPVHSTQWAIGMELFLLTKDPGKIMMTTDHPNAGPFIRYPRIMAWLMSSKYRNDLIENELHSWAQKKSSIATIDREYSLYEIAQVTRATAARVLGLSETKGHLGVGADADVAVYSFNPETQDASSDYMAVETVFRKADHVFKDGEIVVKNGEVVKPRMDGRTYWVNCNFNEELERNVISDVQKKFKQYYTINFENYEVGNEYMRRSTPIEIKCK, encoded by the coding sequence GTGGAATACATAATAAAAAACGGAATGGTCTATGATCCACTAAACAACATCGATGGAGAAAAGATGGATATCTGTATAAGAGATGGAAAAATAGTGGACAGTGTAAGTAAATCTGCAGAAGTGGTGGATGCTTCTGGAAAAACAGTAATGGCTGGAGGTGTTGAGCCCCATACACATATAGCAGGTCCAAAGGTGAATCTTGGAAGAATGATGCGTCCAGAAGACAGTGAAAAGGATGCTGAAGCAAAATCAGGGGATAGAAGATCAGGAAGTGGATTTTCAGTTCCATCAACATTTATGACAGGTTACAGATACACAGAAATGGGTTATACAACTGCCATGGAAGCAGCTATGCCTCCGCTTGTTGCAAGACACACACATGAAGAAATGGTTGACACCCCAATACTTGATAAGGGAGCTTACCCACTTCTTGGAAATAACTGGTTCGTAATGGAGTATTTAAAAAATGGTGAAGTTGAAGAGTGTGCAGCCTATATTGCCTGGCTTATGAGAGCTACAAAAGGATACGCAATTAAAGTTGTAAATCCCTGTGGTACAGAAGCATGGGGATGGGGAGGAAATGTACATGGAATAAACGACCCCGCACCACACTTTGGAATAACAGGAGCAGAAATGATAAAAGGCCTTGTTGAAGCCAATGAAATGTTAGGTTTACCTCATTCTGTACACCTGCACTGTAATGACTTGGGACATCCTGGAAACTACGAAACAACTCTTGCATCATTTGATATTGCCAAAAACATTAAAGCATCCCCAAAATATGGAAAAAGGGACATTTCATTGTATGGAACTCATGTTCAGTACCACAGTTATGGAGGAACCTCCTGGAGAGACTTTGAATCTGAGGCCCCTGCAATCGCTGACTATGTAAACAAAAATGATCATATAGCAATAGATGTTGGACAGATTACCTTAGATGAAACAACAACCATGACTGCAGACGGACCAATGGAATTCGATTTATACACTCTAACTGGATTTAAATGGGCAAACTGTGACGTTGAACTTGAAACAGGTTCAGGAGTTGTTCCATTCATATATTCATCCAAGAATCCGGTTCATTCAACACAGTGGGCTATCGGTATGGAACTGTTCCTTCTAACTAAAGACCCGGGCAAGATAATGATGACAACAGATCATCCAAATGCAGGGCCATTTATACGATATCCAAGAATTATGGCATGGCTTATGAGCAGCAAATACAGGAATGATCTTATTGAAAATGAACTTCATTCATGGGCACAAAAGAAAAGCAGTATTGCAACAATAGACCGTGAATATTCTTTATATGAGATTGCACAGGTTACAAGAGCTACAGCTGCCAGAGTACTGGGATTAAGTGAGACTAAAGGACATCTTGGTGTTGGGGCTGACGCAGATGTTGCTGTATACTCATTCAACCCTGAAACACAGGATGCGTCATCTGATTATATGGCAGTGGAAACAGTATTCAGAAAGGCAGATCATGTGTTTAAAGATGGAGAAATTGTGGTTAAAAATGGTGAAGTCGTAAAACCACGAATGGATGGTAGAACTTACTGGGTAAACTGTAATTTCAATGAAGAATTAGAAAGGAACGTAATTTCTGATGTCCAGAAGAAATTCAAACAATACTACACTATAAACTTTGAAAATTACGAAGTAGGGAATGAGTATATGAGAAGATCTACTCCTATTGAAATAAAATGTAAGTAA
- a CDS encoding formylmethanofuran dehydrogenase subunit C, with translation MSKIILTPKEQPQVPLEVDTILPDTLAGKSIEEIKSMHIQYGNSEVELKEFFDVDGESGENPSELQIEFNGDVYNTKRIGEGMTTGEIVVKGNASMYVGAKMKGGKITVEGDVEGWAGRNMEGGEIVVMGNAGDYLGSAYRGDWRGMRGGKITVHGNAGREIAEYMLGGKIQINGNVKMLPGIHMNGGVLIIDGNVISRTGGEMKGGTIIVKGKIDEFLPGFEFLGAENDIEIDGEVIPGSFYKFRGDFATKGADGLVYAATAKNAHIVP, from the coding sequence ATGAGTAAAATAATTTTAACACCTAAAGAACAGCCACAGGTACCTCTTGAGGTTGATACTATCCTTCCAGACACACTGGCCGGTAAATCCATTGAGGAAATAAAATCTATGCATATCCAGTATGGTAACAGCGAAGTAGAACTCAAAGAATTTTTTGACGTGGACGGAGAATCTGGTGAAAACCCTTCAGAATTACAAATTGAATTCAACGGTGATGTTTACAACACTAAAAGAATAGGAGAGGGAATGACAACCGGTGAAATAGTAGTTAAAGGCAACGCCAGCATGTATGTTGGTGCTAAGATGAAGGGAGGAAAAATTACAGTGGAAGGAGATGTTGAAGGATGGGCAGGACGAAATATGGAAGGCGGAGAAATTGTTGTAATGGGAAACGCCGGTGATTATCTTGGTTCAGCTTACCGTGGTGACTGGAGAGGTATGAGAGGAGGTAAAATCACAGTTCATGGAAACGCCGGACGTGAAATTGCCGAATATATGTTAGGAGGCAAAATCCAGATTAATGGAAACGTAAAGATGCTACCAGGAATACACATGAATGGTGGAGTCTTGATTATAGATGGCAATGTGATATCCAGAACTGGTGGAGAGATGAAAGGCGGTACCATAATCGTGAAAGGAAAGATTGATGAGTTTCTCCCAGGATTTGAATTTCTTGGAGCTGAAAACGACATAGAAATCGACGGAGAAGTTATACCTGGTTCATTTTATAAATTTAGAGGAGACTTTGCAACTAAAGGCGCAGACGGATTAGTATACGCTGCAACTGCAAAGAATGCTCACATAGTTCCATGA
- a CDS encoding formylmethanofuran dehydrogenase subunit B, with the protein MELIKNVPCPFCGTLCDDIVCKVENNEIVGTINACRIGHSKFMHHKDAKLYKKPQIRKANGELVEVEYDEAIEKAAEILVNAKRPVLYGWSSVSCEADEVGVELAEEVKGIIDNTATVCHGPSLLAVQDTGYPVCTLGEVKNRADVIIYWACNPMHAHPRHMGRHLFSRGYFRERGRPDRTLIVVDPRESDTAKLADVHLQVEPGKDYELLDAIRAAMKGHKILYENVAGVPRDLIYGAVELLKNAQFGNLFFGMGITQTSAKNRNIDAGICTIQELNEYGGKFTLIPMRGHYNVNGFNHVCTWQTGYPFCVDFATGYPRYNPGETGTNDLLQNKEADAMFVIGADPGAHFPQRALERMAEIPVIAIEPHRTPTTELADIIIPPAQIGIHAEGTAYRMDGVAFTMKKVIDSDLLSDKEIVERILERVKEIHASASKMESAEEVTSPAK; encoded by the coding sequence ATGGAGCTTATAAAAAATGTCCCATGCCCATTTTGTGGAACCCTCTGTGATGATATCGTCTGTAAAGTAGAAAACAACGAAATAGTAGGTACCATAAATGCGTGTAGAATTGGACACAGTAAATTTATGCACCATAAAGACGCTAAGCTTTATAAAAAGCCACAGATAAGAAAAGCAAATGGTGAACTGGTAGAAGTTGAATATGATGAAGCTATAGAAAAAGCCGCCGAGATACTTGTAAACGCAAAAAGACCAGTATTATATGGCTGGAGTTCTGTCTCATGTGAAGCTGATGAGGTGGGTGTAGAACTTGCAGAAGAAGTGAAAGGGATAATAGATAATACTGCAACTGTCTGCCATGGACCATCTTTGTTAGCAGTTCAGGATACAGGATACCCTGTATGCACACTGGGAGAAGTTAAAAACCGTGCCGATGTTATTATATACTGGGCATGCAATCCAATGCATGCACACCCAAGACATATGGGCCGACACTTATTTTCAAGAGGGTACTTTAGAGAAAGAGGAAGACCAGATAGAACACTTATCGTGGTGGATCCAAGAGAGTCAGATACAGCAAAATTAGCAGATGTACACCTCCAGGTAGAGCCTGGAAAAGACTACGAGTTACTGGATGCTATAAGAGCTGCTATGAAGGGACATAAAATCCTTTATGAAAATGTTGCAGGTGTTCCAAGAGATCTAATATATGGGGCAGTTGAATTACTTAAAAATGCCCAGTTTGGTAACCTCTTTTTTGGAATGGGAATAACCCAAACCAGTGCTAAAAACCGAAACATTGATGCAGGGATATGTACCATCCAGGAGCTTAACGAATATGGTGGAAAGTTCACACTGATTCCTATGAGAGGACATTACAATGTGAACGGCTTTAACCATGTCTGCACATGGCAGACAGGATATCCTTTCTGTGTCGATTTTGCAACAGGTTATCCAAGATATAACCCTGGAGAAACAGGTACAAACGATCTACTTCAAAACAAGGAAGCTGATGCTATGTTTGTAATAGGAGCAGATCCAGGTGCGCACTTCCCTCAAAGAGCATTAGAACGAATGGCAGAAATTCCAGTAATAGCCATTGAACCTCACAGAACTCCAACTACAGAGTTAGCAGACATAATAATACCGCCAGCACAGATTGGTATCCATGCTGAGGGAACAGCCTATAGGATGGATGGTGTTGCTTTTACAATGAAAAAGGTCATAGATTCAGATCTATTATCAGACAAAGAAATAGTAGAAAGAATTTTAGAACGAGTTAAAGAAATTCACGCATCCGCATCCAAAATGGAAAGTGCAGAAGAAGTAACATCTCCAGCTAAATAA